The Apium graveolens cultivar Ventura unplaced genomic scaffold, ASM990537v1 ctg44, whole genome shotgun sequence genome window below encodes:
- the LOC141701801 gene encoding uncharacterized protein LOC141701801 — protein sequence MTEGDKTKDGTVALSYPMLSKSNYTTWSLKMKVNMQAHDIWKVVELADPKVAAEEKKDRLALEAIYQSIPEDILLSVAVKNTTKETWDAIKTMCLGSDRVRQAKMQTLKSEFEVLSMKETETIGEFCMMLNDLVTNIRALGEIVEKCYVVKKLLRAVPSRFLQISSVMEQFGKLNEMSIEEAVGSLKAHEEKTHGQIEKLGNQLLLTEDEWAKRETNGGQLLLTKKEWLKRTKKVEERTLLLNEKDVRPKLSKDSEMQTESNLLYLDNGASNHMTGLRSKFKELDESITGQVKFGDGSLAIKLMSKNNMAYGIPKLLNPKEMCTGCLMSKQARGLFLSKENFS from the exons ATGACGGAGGGAGATAAAACAAAAGATGGGACGGTGGCGTTGAGCTATCCAATGTTGAGCAAGAGTAACTACACAACGTGGTCTCTTAAAATGAAGGTGAATATGCAAGCACACGACATCTGGAAGGTAGTGGAGCTTGCAGATCCAAAGGTTGCAGCTGAGGAAAAGAAAGATAGGTTGGCTTTGGAAGCCATCTATCAATCCATTCCGGAGGACATCTTATTGTCAGTGGCTGTTAAGAATACGACAAAAGAAACATGGGATGCCATCAAAACGATGTGCCTAGGTTCCGATCGCGTAAGACAGGCCAAGATGCAGACCTTAAAGTCAGAGTTTGAGGTGCTTAGCATGAAGGAGACAGAAACTATCGGTGAGTTCTGTATGATGTTAAACGACCTAGTAACCAACATACGAGCGTTGGGTGAAATTGTTGAAAAATGTTATGTGGTGAAGAAGCTGTTGAGGGCTGTACCTTCTAGGTTTCTGCAAATAAGCTCTGTAATGGAGCAATTTGGAAAGTTGAATGAGATGTCAATAGAAGAGGCCGTGGGATCATTAAAGGCGCATGAGGAAAAAACTCATGGCCAAATAGAGAAGCTTGGAAATCAATTACTCTTGACTGAGGATGAGTGGGCAAAGCGAGAAACAAATGGAGGGCAACTATTGTTAACCAAGAAGGAATGGTTAAAGAGAACAA AAAAAGTGGAAGAACGGACACTCTTGTTAAATGAGAAAGATGTTCGACCAAAGTTAAGCAAAGATTCTGAGATGCAAACTGAATCCAACTTGTTGTATTTGGATAACGGAGCTAGTAACCATATGACGGGGTTACGATCGAAATTCAAGGAGTTGGATGAAAGTATCACAGGTCAAGTGAAATTTGGGGATGGTTCGTTG GCAATCAAACTAATGTCTAAAAATAACATGGCATATGGGATACCTAAATTGTTGAATCCAAAGGAGATGTGTACCGGCTGTTTGATGTCGAAGCAGGCAAGGGGATTATTTCTGAGCAAGGAAAACTTTTCATGA